In one Arachis duranensis cultivar V14167 chromosome 9, aradu.V14167.gnm2.J7QH, whole genome shotgun sequence genomic region, the following are encoded:
- the LOC107464299 gene encoding disease resistance protein RPV1-like, whose amino-acid sequence MEALETFCRASGMKVNVEKSKALCSRNVSATRKEIHRSVFHQIRQELGQWKLENIYSPLNQSLQNYILTLTTWMFKLVQRSVGVGLVQFQRTEAEIIEGIIRMVVQKLNHKYTNELRSPFIRDQNYACIEALLKMQSREVQIIGIWGMGGIGKTTLAAAIFKEFSSKFEASCFLENVREESSNHGLNHIFKKLLSDLLEEKVHISTPKVISSAIISRLRRKKVFIVLDDVHTSELLETLLGVGHDYLGFGSKVIVTTRDKHVLQGRVIIHHIHGVKEMNFENSLKLFSLNAFNKHCPETEYLDLSMIAVAYASGIPLALKVLGSFLRSKSYHEWESALAKLKEVPNGDIQKVLRWSFHELDDTEKNIFLDIACFFKGQNRYKVTRLLNACGFFAEIGIRTLLDKALIRITINDSIQMHDLIQEMGHKIVDEESIKNPGGRSGLWKSEEVRDILKNNKGTDAIETIFLDMTQNTDELCISSQAFRKMPNLRLLALADNKAFQRKKKRTNETLDLPTNLELPNNLRYIQWDGCPLKSLTTSWPSKLVQLSMPYSNVEKLWDGEQI is encoded by the exons ATGGAAGCTTTAGAAACCTTCTGCAGAGCCTCTGGGATGAAGGTCAATGTGGAGAAATCTAAAGCGCTATGCTCTAGGAATGTTTCGGCGACAAGAAAAGAGATTCACCGGAGTGTCTTCCATCAGATTCGTCAAGAACTTGGACAA TGGAAACTTGAGAATATCTATTCTCCTCTGAATCAGTCTCTGCAGAACTATATATTAACTCTTACAACGTGGATGTTCAAGCTAGTTCAGAGGTCGGTTGGTGTTGGACTGGTGCAGTTTCAAAG GACGGAGGCTGAGATCATTGAAGGGATAATCCGAATGGTTGTGCAGAAATTGAATCACAAATATACAAATGAACTCAGAAGTCCTTTTATTCGAGATCAAAACTATGCATGCATTGAAGCTCTTCTGAAAATGCAATCAAGGGAAGTTCAAATCATTGGAATCTGGGGCATGGGCGGTATAGGTAAAACAACCCTTGCTGCTGCAATTTTCAAAGAGTTCTCTTCCAAATTTGAGGCTAGTTGTTTTTTGGAAAATGTAAGAGAAGAATCATCAAATCATGGACTCAATCACATATTCAAGAAACTCCTTTCTGATTTGCTGGAGGAAAAGGTTCATATTAGCACTCCCAAAGTAATATCCTCAGCAATCATAAGTAGATTAAGGCGTAAGAAAGTTTTCATTGTACTAGATGATGTCCATACTTCTGAACTCTTAGAAACTTTGCTTGGGGTTGGCCATGATTATCTAGGATTTGGTAGCAAAGTGATTGTGACAACCAGAGATAAGCATGTGCTTCAGGGAAGAGTGATCATACATCACATTCATGGAGTAAAAGAAATGAATTTTGAGAACTCCCTTAAACTTTTCAGCTTAAATGCCTTCAACAAGCATTGTCCAGAAACTGAATATTTGGATCTATCAATGATAGCAGTTGCTTATGCAAGTGGCATCCCTTTAGCTTTGAAAGTTTTGGGATCTTTTCTGAGATCAAAAAGTTATCATGAATGGGAGAGTGCATTGGCAAAACTGAAAGAAGTTCCCAATGGAGATATCCAGAAGGTATTGAGATGGAGTTTTCATGAATTGGATGatacagaaaaaaatatatttcttgaCATTGCTTGTTTTTTCAAAGGGCAAAACCGATATAAAGTAACAAGGTTATTGAATGCCTGTGGTTTCTTTGCGGAGATAGGGATAAGAACCCTTTTAGACAAGGCTTTGATAAGAATAACAATCAATGATAGTATACAAATGCATGATTTGATACAGGAAATGGGTCATAAAATTGTCGATGAAGAGTCCATTAAGAACCCAGGAGGACGTAGTGGGTTGTGGAAATCTGAAGAAGTTCGAGACatattgaaaaataacaaa GGGACTGATGCAATTGAAACAATATTCTTGGATATGACTCAAAACACTGATGAGCTGTGCATAAGTTCCCAGGCATTTAGGAAGATGCCAAACCTAAGGTTACTTGCTCTTGCAGATAATAAAGCttttcagaggaagaagaagagaactaATGAGACACTAGACCTTCCAACAAATCTTGAGTTGCCTAATAATTTGAGATATATCCAGTGGGATGGTTGTCCATTGAAATCTCTAACAACTAGTTGGCCTAGTAAGCTTGTTCAGCTTTCCATGCCATACAGCAACGTTGAAAAACTTTGGGATGGGGAACAG ATTTAA
- the LOC127741665 gene encoding probable disease resistance protein At4g19530 yields the protein MIGHHSGIHLHLRSTALKKLPSSIFHLKDLQHFSFPISESLMDLPTNFAFQISLSDPVQHKYDTAITLHKVLPSPVFQSVVRVVFDNCCSLTEIPESFSLLSSLAHLNLYRCINVRTLPQSLKCLPRLEVLNIFQCDMLELLPMLPPSLKRLRVWNCKLLKTVLSTISEPTRKDEATFLFLNCNNLDEDSYGIILKDVIVRTELVITPSSSGTEFENQEEERFFDCYTYFGEICYWLPVRGSNIHDLFDVHSTEEATYKLSVEVPRDSNLVGFLLFIVVSEEQWSCIEEHIWYNVGDLLGFGCECSLETSWGEKVHTESFSLLQWHWDQFYHHLNITSDHAFLWYDEKCCKKIMEPIRGRKGKDINDEKGSTSTCNNANLTLEFFAGVVNKLDAVIQECGIRWIYQNVEEEEGPRGRKSKRSIEESYEEEGSESDDDEQEESSIPPTKKFKQSLLEPSLMLEGEEVVEDLREKLEEILHIGFDIWRFM from the exons ATGATTGGTCATCATTCCGGAATTCATCTGCATCTCAGGTCAACTGCTTTGAAGAAACTACCATCATCAATATTTcatcttaaggatcttcaacaCTTCTCCTTTCCAATTAGTGAGAGCCTTATGGATCTTCCTACAAACTTTGCCTTTCAAATCTCGCTTTCTGACCCTGTTCAACATAAATATGACACTGCAATCACCTTACATAAAGTACTACCTAGCCCTGTCTTTCAATCTGTAGTACGTGTAGTGTTTGATAATTGTTGTAGCTTAACTGAAATCCCAGAAAGCTTCTCTTTGTTATCATCATTAGCGCACTTAAACCTATATCGTTGTATTAATGTCAGAACCTTGCCCCAAAGCCTTAAGTGCCTTCCACGCCTTGaagttcttaacatttttcaatGTGATATGCTGGAACTTTTGCCAATGCTTCCACCTTCCTTGAAACGCCTTAGGGTCTGGAATTGCAAGCTTCTGAAGACAGTGTTGAGTACAATAAGCGAACCAACCAGGAAAGATGAGGCTACATTTTTGTTCCTGAACTGCAATAATTTGGATGAAGACTCCTATGGTATCATTTTGAAAGATGTTATTGTAAGGACAGAACTTGTGATAACACCATCATCATCAGGAAcagaatttgaaaaccaagaagaagaaagattcTTTGATTGTTATACATATTTTGGTGAGATTTGTTATTGGTTGCCAGTTAGAGGCAGTAATATTCATGACTTGTTTGATGTCCACTCTACTGAAGAAGCTACTTATAAGTTGAGTGTTGAAGTGCCTCGAGATTCCAACTTAGTTGGTTTCCTTTTGTTCATTGTTGTTTCTGAAGAACAATGGAGTTGCATAGAAGAACACATATGGTACAATGTAGGTGACCTCCTAGGCTTTGGGTGTGAATGTTCCTTGGAAACAAGTTGGGGTGAAAAGGTTCATACAGAAAGCTTCTCCTTGTTACAATGGCACTGGGATCAATTCTACCATCATCTCAATATTACTTCAGATCATGCGTTTTTATGGTATGACGAGAAATGTTGTAAGAAGATAATGGAGCCAATTAGAGGGAGAAAAGGAAAAGACATCAATGATGAGAAGGGATCCACGTCTACTTGCAATAATGCAAATCTTACACTTGAATTCTTTGCTGGGGTGGTGAATAAATTGGATGCAGTGATACAAGAGTGTGGCATTCGCTGGATATATCAAAatgtggaggaagaagaaggaccAAGAGGGCGCAAATCCAAGAGAAGCATCGAAGAATCTTATGAAGAAGAAGGTTCTgaatctgatgatgatgagcaAGAAGAATCATCAATTCCTCCAACAAAGAAGTTTAAGCAAAGTTTGCTAGAACCTTCCTTGAtgcttgaaggagaagaagtagTAGAGGACTTGAG GGAAAAACTTGAAGAAATCTTGCACATTGGATTTGATATATGGAGATTCATGTGA
- the LOC107464466 gene encoding chaperonin CPN60-like 2, mitochondrial isoform X1, with amino-acid sequence MYRLASKLASSITSSTSKNVIRCRVISSRNYASKDINFGVGARAAILQGVTEVADAVKVTMGPKGRNVIIEKSYGNPRITKDGVTVAKSIKFQDKAKNIGADLVKQVAKATNAAAGDGTTCATVLTQAILIEGCKSIAAGVNVMDLRNGINKAVDAVITDLKSRAVMISTPEEITQVGTISANGERDIGELIAKAMEKVGKEGVITVADGNTLDNELEVVEGMKLGRGYISPYFITDQKTQKCELDHPLILIHDKKISDMNSLLKILELSVEKKRPLLVVAEDVESDALAMLILNKHHAGLKVCAIKAPGFGDNRKANLDDLAILTGGEVITEERGFTLDKVLPEMLGTAKKVTISIDDTIILHGGGDKKLIEERCEELRTAMNKSSATFDKEKAQERLSKLSGGVAVFKVGGASEAEVGERKDRVTDALNATKAAVEEGIVPGGGVALLYATKVLENLETKNEDEKRGVQIIQNALKAPTLTIASNAGFDGTLVQSKLLEQDNHNLGFDASKGAYVDMIKAGIIDPVKVVRTALVDAASVSLLLTTTEAAIVDNPKDKNKAPSRVPDMDALDI; translated from the exons ATGTATCGATTAGCTTCCAAGCTAGCCTCCTCCATCACTTCCTCAACCTCAAAGAACGTT ATACGCTGCAGGGTTATTTCAAGTAGAAACTATGCGAGCAAAGACATCAACTTTGGCGTCGGAGCTCGTGCTGCAATTCTTCAGGGTGTCACTGAGGTTGCTGATGCTGTCAAGGTTACGATGGGACCTAAG GGTCGTAATGTGATTATTGAGAAAAGTTATGGGAACCCAAGGATCACAAAGGATGGTGTGACAGTAGCTAAGAGTATCAAATTTCAGGATAAGGCTAAGAACATTGGTGCTGATCTTGTTAAGCAGGTTGCCAAGGCTACCAACGCTGCTGCTGGAGATG GTACAACTTGTGCGACTGTGTTAACTCAGGCAATACTGATAGAAGGTTGCAAATCGATTGCAGCTGGTGTAAATGTCATGGATTTGCGCAATGGAATAAATAAGGCAGTTGATGCTGTAATTACTGATTTGAAAAGCAGGGCAGTAATGATAAGCACACCTGAAGAGATAACCCAG GTTGGGACTATATCTGCAAATGGAGAGAGAGACATTGGTGAATTGATTGCAAAGGCAATGGAAAAAGTTGGAAAGGAAGGAGTTATTACCGTTGCT GATGGAAACACTTTGGACAATGAGTTGGAAGTTGTTGAAGGAATGAAGTTGGGCAGAGGCTATATATCTCCCTATTTTATTACTGATCAGAAAACCCAGAAATGT GAATTGGATCACCCCCTTATCCTCATCCATGACAAGAAAATTTCAGACATGAATtcattattgaaaatattggaacTGTCAGTTGAG AAAAAAAGACCGCTCTTGGTTGTAGCAGAAGATGTTGAGAGTGATGCATTGGCTATGCTCATACTAAACAAGCATCATGCTGGGCTTAAG GTTTGTGCTATAAAAGCTCCTGGTTTCGGTGATAACAGAAAAGCAAATCTAGATGATCTTGCAATTCTTACTGGAGGAGAG GTCATCACAGAAGAGCGTGGTTTTACTCTTGACAAAGTCCTACCAGAAATGCTTGGTACTGCCAAAAAG GTTACTATCTCCATTGATGACACTATCATTCTACATGGAGGTGGGGATAAGAAACTCATTGAAGAGAGATGTGAggag CTTAGGACAGCAATGAACAAGAGTTCTGCCACGTTCGATaaagaaaaagcacaagaacGCCTATCAAAACTATCCGGTGGTGTAGCTGTCTTCAAG GTTGGAGGCGCTAGTGAGGCAGAAGTTGGGGAAAGGAAAGATCGGGTGACAGATGCCCTAAATGCCACTAAAGCAGCAGTCGAGGAGGGAATTGTTCCAG GTGGTGGAGTTGCTCTCTTATATGCTACAAAAGTGTTGGAGAACCTCGAAACAAAGAACGAGGATGAGAAAAGAGGAGTACAGATTATTCAGAATGCACTTAAG GCACCTACCCTTACAATAGCTTCAAATGCTGGTTTCGATGGCACTTTGGTTCAGAGCAAATTGTTAGAACAAGACAATCATAATTTGGGTTTTGATGCTTCCAAAG GTGCCTATGTTGATATGATAAAGGCTGGAATCATAGATCCTGTTAAAGTTGTTAGAACAGCTTTGGTAGATGCTGCCAG TGTCTCATTGCTACTGACAACAACGGAGGCAGCTATTGTGGATAATCCAAAGGACAAAAATAAAGCTCCCAGCCGGGTGCCAGATATGGATGCCTTGGATATCTAA
- the LOC107464466 gene encoding chaperonin CPN60-like 2, mitochondrial isoform X2: MRAKTSTLASELVLQFFRGRNVIIEKSYGNPRITKDGVTVAKSIKFQDKAKNIGADLVKQVAKATNAAAGDGTTCATVLTQAILIEGCKSIAAGVNVMDLRNGINKAVDAVITDLKSRAVMISTPEEITQVGTISANGERDIGELIAKAMEKVGKEGVITVADGNTLDNELEVVEGMKLGRGYISPYFITDQKTQKCELDHPLILIHDKKISDMNSLLKILELSVEKKRPLLVVAEDVESDALAMLILNKHHAGLKVCAIKAPGFGDNRKANLDDLAILTGGEVITEERGFTLDKVLPEMLGTAKKVTISIDDTIILHGGGDKKLIEERCEELRTAMNKSSATFDKEKAQERLSKLSGGVAVFKVGGASEAEVGERKDRVTDALNATKAAVEEGIVPGGGVALLYATKVLENLETKNEDEKRGVQIIQNALKAPTLTIASNAGFDGTLVQSKLLEQDNHNLGFDASKGAYVDMIKAGIIDPVKVVRTALVDAASVSLLLTTTEAAIVDNPKDKNKAPSRVPDMDALDI; encoded by the exons ATGCGAGCAAAGACATCAACTTTGGCGTCGGAGCTCGTGCTGCAATTCTTCAGG GGTCGTAATGTGATTATTGAGAAAAGTTATGGGAACCCAAGGATCACAAAGGATGGTGTGACAGTAGCTAAGAGTATCAAATTTCAGGATAAGGCTAAGAACATTGGTGCTGATCTTGTTAAGCAGGTTGCCAAGGCTACCAACGCTGCTGCTGGAGATG GTACAACTTGTGCGACTGTGTTAACTCAGGCAATACTGATAGAAGGTTGCAAATCGATTGCAGCTGGTGTAAATGTCATGGATTTGCGCAATGGAATAAATAAGGCAGTTGATGCTGTAATTACTGATTTGAAAAGCAGGGCAGTAATGATAAGCACACCTGAAGAGATAACCCAG GTTGGGACTATATCTGCAAATGGAGAGAGAGACATTGGTGAATTGATTGCAAAGGCAATGGAAAAAGTTGGAAAGGAAGGAGTTATTACCGTTGCT GATGGAAACACTTTGGACAATGAGTTGGAAGTTGTTGAAGGAATGAAGTTGGGCAGAGGCTATATATCTCCCTATTTTATTACTGATCAGAAAACCCAGAAATGT GAATTGGATCACCCCCTTATCCTCATCCATGACAAGAAAATTTCAGACATGAATtcattattgaaaatattggaacTGTCAGTTGAG AAAAAAAGACCGCTCTTGGTTGTAGCAGAAGATGTTGAGAGTGATGCATTGGCTATGCTCATACTAAACAAGCATCATGCTGGGCTTAAG GTTTGTGCTATAAAAGCTCCTGGTTTCGGTGATAACAGAAAAGCAAATCTAGATGATCTTGCAATTCTTACTGGAGGAGAG GTCATCACAGAAGAGCGTGGTTTTACTCTTGACAAAGTCCTACCAGAAATGCTTGGTACTGCCAAAAAG GTTACTATCTCCATTGATGACACTATCATTCTACATGGAGGTGGGGATAAGAAACTCATTGAAGAGAGATGTGAggag CTTAGGACAGCAATGAACAAGAGTTCTGCCACGTTCGATaaagaaaaagcacaagaacGCCTATCAAAACTATCCGGTGGTGTAGCTGTCTTCAAG GTTGGAGGCGCTAGTGAGGCAGAAGTTGGGGAAAGGAAAGATCGGGTGACAGATGCCCTAAATGCCACTAAAGCAGCAGTCGAGGAGGGAATTGTTCCAG GTGGTGGAGTTGCTCTCTTATATGCTACAAAAGTGTTGGAGAACCTCGAAACAAAGAACGAGGATGAGAAAAGAGGAGTACAGATTATTCAGAATGCACTTAAG GCACCTACCCTTACAATAGCTTCAAATGCTGGTTTCGATGGCACTTTGGTTCAGAGCAAATTGTTAGAACAAGACAATCATAATTTGGGTTTTGATGCTTCCAAAG GTGCCTATGTTGATATGATAAAGGCTGGAATCATAGATCCTGTTAAAGTTGTTAGAACAGCTTTGGTAGATGCTGCCAG TGTCTCATTGCTACTGACAACAACGGAGGCAGCTATTGTGGATAATCCAAAGGACAAAAATAAAGCTCCCAGCCGGGTGCCAGATATGGATGCCTTGGATATCTAA
- the LOC107464304 gene encoding uncharacterized protein LOC107464304 → MKYDGTQDPQEHLTTFEARMNLEGVGDEVRCRAFPVTVARPAIRWFNALPQGSITSFADISCAFLAQFTTRISKTKHPINLLGVTQKIGEPTRKYLDRFNDECLEIDGLTDSVASLCLTNGLLNEDFRKHLTTKPVWTMQEIQNVAREYINDEEVSQVVAANKRQPASSNARPLSGGERSKEHSKDGGSAKTFKSFPRVGKFTNYTPLTAPIVEVYQQITDKGILSQPRQLKDRTRGKKNLCCDYHKGYGHKTQDLFDLKDTLEQAIWEAKLADFSHLIREPRRRDHDRSSKDKNCAVRQRREPEEDNERGLTVVNVMIGRDVPPRSKSASKKDAKVLAMSSGSTLPSQRVPSISFGPEDQWFDDATENPQPPW, encoded by the coding sequence ATGAAGTATGATGGGACCCAAGACCCCCAGGAGCACCTAACGACCTTTGAGGCCAGGATGAACCTGGAAGGGGTGGGCGATGAAGTAAGGTGTCGCGCTTTCCCTGTAACCGTAGCTAGGCCGGCAATTCGTTGGTTCAATGCCCTCCCTCAAGGCTCCATAACCTCCTTTGCCGACATCAGTTGCGCTTTCTTGGCTCAGTTCACTACACGTATCTCCAAAACGAAGCACCCGATCAATCTGCTGGGAGTAACACAAAAAATCGGCGAGCCGACCCGGAAATACCTGGATAGATTCAATGACGAGTGCTTAGAGATCGACGGCTTAACCGATTCGGTAGCCAGCCTATGCTTGACCAACGGGTTATTGAATGAGGATTTCAGGAAACACCTTACCACCAAACCCGTTTGGACAATGCAAGAAATTCAGAACGTGGCTAGGGAATATATCAATGATGAAGAAGTCAGCCAGGTCGTGGCAGCCAATAAGCGACAGCCCGCTTCCTCCAATGCTCGCCCGCTCAGTGGCGGGGAAAGGTCAAAGGAGCACTCCAAAGACGGAGGATCAGCTAAAACCTTCAAGTCGTTTCCCCGGGTAGGAAAGTTTACCAACTATACCCCCCTGACAGCTCCAATCGTTGAAGTCTACCAGCAGATTACAGACAAGGGCATCTTGTCGCAGCCCCGACAACTCAAGGATAGGACGAGAGGAAAGAAAAACCTCTGTTGCGATTACCACAAGGGCTATGGCCACAAGACCCAAGACTTATTCGACCTTAAAGACACCCTGGAGCAGGCCATTTGGGAGGCGAAGCTGGCCGATTTCTCCCACCTTATAAGGGAACCGAGGAGGCGGGACCACGACCGGTCCAGCAAGGACAAAAACTGCGCCGTGAGACAAAGACGAGAGCCTGAGGAGGATAATGAACGTGGCCTCACTGTTGTAAATGTAATGATCGGGAGAGACGTTCCCCCTAGATCGAAATCGGCTAGCAAGAAGGACGCCAAGGTCTTAGCTATGTCTTCTGGCTCCACGCTGCCCTCCCAGAGGGTACCGTCGATATCATTCGGCCCCGAAGACCAATGGTTTGACGATGCGACAGAGAACCCTCAACCGCCCTGGTAA
- the LOC107464305 gene encoding uncharacterized protein LOC107464305: MTWAVQISQYDLQYKPRHAIKAQAMADFLVEVIGDPAGTPSTWWKLHVDGASNQTFGGAGIILENPSVVVYEQSVKFKFPVSNNQEEYEVLLGGLALSREVGATRLEICSDSQVVTSQINGSYQARDSLLQKYLEKVREWSKQFEEVIVQHVPRERNARADLLSKMVDPSWMSPIIDFLENAKLPSDEKAAKTIRREAAKYTIIQGQLFKKGLNQPLLKRLHPDQIDYVLREVHEGCCGHHIGGKALARKLVRASYYWPPIMADSKEFDRRYKRCQENANFHKAPVAELSLLTVSRPFSQWGIDLLGPFLIGPGKVKYLIVAIDYYTKWIEAEPLASISSANCRKFMWR, translated from the exons ATGACTTGGGCTGTTCAAATCTCCCAATATGACTTGCAGTATAAACCCAGGCATGCGATCAAGGCTCAAGCCATGGCTGACTTCCTGGTAGAGGTCATAGGGGACCCTGCCGGGACTCCGAGCACATGGTGGAAGCTCCATGTGGACGGAGCATCCAACCAAACATTCGGAGGAGCAGGAATTATCTTAGAGAACCCAAGTGTAGTTGTATACGAGCAGTCAGTCAAGTTCAAATTCCCGGTATCGAACAATCAAGAAGAATACGAGGTCTTACTGGGCGGCCTAGCTCTATCAAGAGAGGTTGGAGCTACCAGACTGGAAATATGTAGCGACTCACAGGTCGTGACCTCGCAGATCAatgggagctaccaagccagagATTCACTATTACAGAAATATCTGGAGAAAGTCAGGGAATGGAGTAAGCAATTTGAGGAGGTCATAGTTCAGCACGTACCGAGAGAGAGGAACGCACGGGCAGACCTCCTATCAAAGATG GTAGATCCTTCCTGGATGAGCCCAATCATCGATTTCTTGGAAAATGCCAAACTCCCCAGCGACGAGAAGGCGGCAAAGACAATAAGGCGAGAAGCGGCCAAGTATACAATCATACAAGGCCAATTGTTTAAGAAGGGGCTTAACCAACCTCTGTTGAAGCGTCTGCATCCTGACCAAATAGACTACGTCCTTAGAGAAGTCCACGAGGGATGCTGCGGCCACCACATTGGAGGAAAGGCCCTAGCCAGAAAGCTTGTCAGAGCTAGTTATTACTGGCCCCCTATAATGGCAGATTCTAAAGAATTCGATAGAAGGTacaaaagatgccaagagaacGCCAACTTCCACAAAGCACCAGTGGCCGAGCTAAGCCTACTAACGGTTTCCCGACCTTTCTCGCAATGGGGAATCGACCTGTTAGGACCCTTTCTGATCGGGCCAGGGAAGGTCAAGTACTTAATAGTGGCGATCGATTATTATACCAAGTGGATAGAAGCCGAGCCGTTAGCTAGTATATCCTCGGCAAACTGTCGGAAGTTCATGTGGAGATAG